The genomic stretch GATCAGGAGCTGATTCTGACCGAATTTACCCGTCCTGCGCTGAGTTTTTCCGTACCGCTCACCTTGTTTGGCAATGTCAAAAGCGCCAAATCCGGCCTGGATATCAAACAAGGCGGCATCTTTCCGATTGTGCACGGCATCCGGGCGCTGAGTCTGGAATACAAGCTCGATGTCAACAATACCTTCCGTCGTATTGAAGCCCTGGTCGAGCGTAAAGTGCTGGAACAGGAGACCGGCGATAACCTCAGTGAAGCACTGAAACAGTTTTTCAAACTGCGCCTCGCCCAGCAACTGAGTAACCAGCACAATGCCAACACTCTGGATTTGAAACAGCTCGACCGTGCGGAACGCGATCTGCTGCGCCACAGCCTGCATGTGGTGAAGAAATTCAAACAGTGGCTCGGCTACCACTATCAGATTCGCGACTGACCGGCAGGTAACGATGAACTGGCTAACGCGCCGCTACTGGCATCACAGACTGCAAGGCTCCCCTTATCAGGCACTGTTTACCAAGCCTGAGAGTCAGGTGTTTGTGTCGCTCGACTGCGAAACCACCAGCCTGGATCCCAAACGCGCCGAACTGGTCACCATAGCGGCGACCAAAATTATTGATAACCGTATTCTTACCAGCCAGCCGTTTGAAGTACGGCTGCGCGCCCCGCAGTCGCTCGATTCCGGTTCAGTACGCATCCATCGTATGCGCCATCAGGATCTGGCCGACGGCCTGAGCGAAAAAGAGGCGCTGAGCCGCCTGATTGAGTTTATCGGCAACCATCCTCTGGTCGGCTATCACATTCGCTATGATAAGACGATTCTCGATATTGCCTGCCGTAAGCATTTCGGCTTTCCGCTGCCTAACGACCTGATTGAAGTCAGCCAGATCTACCATGACAAACTGGAACGCCACCTGCCCAATGCCTATTTTGATCTCAGCCTGGATGCCATCTGCCGCCATCTTGATCTGCCGCTGCAGGACAAACATGACGCGCTGCAGGACGCCATCGCCGCTGCGCTGGTGTTTGTACGTCTGACCAAGGGCGATTTGCCCACCTTCACCTCTCCGTCCTGACTACAGCCGGTCCACGGCGTACCACACAGCCTGACCCAGCTCGCAAAAAACTATTTAACTCTCTATTTTTCCAATAAAAAGTCGGCATTCATCCTAAAGTCTAATTGTGCAAACCCGGCCTGTGGCTAACAGTTATAGGCAGATTCGATTTCTTGCCCCGTGTTTGAAACACGGCGCGAAAGGAACTGGCTGTATTCACAAGGAGAATAAGCAATGAGTGAAGCCCACATTTATCCGGTCAAAGCGAACATCAAAGCGAATACCCATGCAGATAACGATACCTACCTGGCGATGTACCAGCAGTCTGTCTCTGATCCGGAAGGGTTCTGGAGTGAACACGGCAAAATTGTCGATTGGATCAAGCCATTCACCCAAGTAAAAAATACCTCATTTGATACCGGCCATGTCGACATCCGCTGGTTTGAAGACGGCACCCTCAACGTGTCGGCCAACTGTATTGACCGCCATCTGGCTGAGCGCGGTGACGAAGTGGCCATCATCTGGGAAGGCGATGATCCGGCCGACGACAAGACTCTGACGTTTAATCAGCTGCACCGCGAAGTGTGCCGCTTCTCCAACGCACTGAAAGCTCAGGGCGTTCGCAAAGGCGATGTGGTGTGTCTCTACATGCCGATGGTGCCGGAAGCCGCCGTGGCGATGCTGGCCTGTACCCGTATCGGTGCGGTGCATACCGTGGTCTTCGGCGGCTTCTCTCCGGAAGCACTGGCCGGGCGTATCATCGACTCCGATGCCAAACTGGTCGTGACTGCCGATGAAGGCGTGCGCGGCGGACGCGCAGTACCGCTGAAGAAAAACGTGGATGAAGCCCTGACCAATCCGGAAGTAAAAAACATCAGCAAAGTCATCGTATTCCAGCGCACCGGCGGCGATGTCGCCTGGCATGAGCATCGCGACGTGTGGTGGCATGATGCCGTCGCGAGCGTTTCTGATGTCTGTCCGCCGGAAGAGATGAACGCCGAAGATCCGCTGTTTATCCTGTATACCTCAGGCTCAACCGGCAAACCAAAAGGCGTACTGCACACCACAGGTGGTTATCTGGTGTATGCGACCATGACGTTTAAATACGTCTTTGATTACCAGCCTGACGATATTTTCTGGTGTACCGCGGATGTGGGCTGGATCACCGGCCACACTTACCTGATTTACGGACCACTTGCCAACGGCGCCAAAACCATCCTGTTTGAAGGTGTGCCCAATTATCCAAGCACAGCACGCATGAGCGAAGTGGTCGACAAACACCAGGTCAGCATTCTTTACACTGCGCCAACCGCAATCCGTGCGCTGATGGCGAAAGGTGACGAAGCGGTCCAAGGCACTTCCCGCAGCAGCCTGCGTATCATGGGCTCGGTGGGTGAACCGATTAACCCGGAAGCCTGGGAGTGGTACTACAAAACCATTGGTAATGAAACATCACCGATTGTGGATACCTGGTGGCAAACGGAAACCGGCGGCATCCTGATCACGCCGCTGCCGGGCGCAACCGAACTGAAACCAGGCTCAGCCACTCGTCCGTTTTTCGGCGTGCAACCCGCCTTGGTTGATAACAGCGGTGACATCATTGAAGGCGCAGCCGAAGGTAACCTGGTGATCCTCGATTCATGGCCGGGCCAGATGCGCACCGTGTACGGCGATCACGAACGCTTCGAGCAAACCTACTTCTCCACCTTTAAAGGCATGTACTTTACCGGTGACGGCGCACGCCGTGATGAAGACGATTACTTCTGGATTACCGGCCGGGTCGATGACGTCCTCAACGTGTCCGGACACCGCATGGGGACTGCAGAAATCGAATCCGCGCTGGTGGCGTTTGACAAGATTGCGGAAGCCGCTGTGGTCGGCGTTCCACACGATATCAAGGGACAGGCGATTTACGCTTACATTACTCTCAATGACGGCGTGTTCCCGAGCGCGGACCTGCACAAAGAAGTCAAAGACTGGGTACGTAAGGAAATCGGCCCAATTGCCACCCCGGATGTCCTGCACTGGACCGATGCACTGCCAAAAACCCGCTCAGGAAAAATCATGCGTCGTATCCTGCGCAAGATTGCCACCGGCGATACCAGTAACCTGGGTGATACCTCAACTCTGGCCGATCCAAGCGTGGTCGACAAACTGATTGCCGAAAATCAACAGCTGAATTAAACCAGCAAAATCCATACGTTAAACTCCGGTCGGGGAAACCTGCCCGGAGTTTTGTTTTTCAGTCCCGGTAAGCCGTTATCCAGCCACAGGACGCCCCTTTCTTTTTTACCAATCTGTTAACCTGAGCCCAGTCGCTGACGCCTAACTAGGTGATTAGACCAGTAAATTGCTGCCATTTGCTATGAATTAGCTATAATCTTGGTCAATTTAATAAAACCCGCGTTTTTTTGACAAAAAAATCTCGCGGATCTGCGATAATATGGGAATATTCGTAATTACAACATTATAAACGGAGATAACAACACAATGTCAGCAAAATTACGCATTCTGGTACTAAATGGTCCAAACTTGAACTTATTAGGCTTGCGCGAGCCAGCCCACTACGGTTCAAACACGCTGGAACAAATTGTAGCTAAGCTGCAGCAACAGGCAGAAAGCGCTGACGTTGAGTTGGAACATCTCCAGTCGAATCGCGAATATGAGCTTATCGAAGCCATTCACCAGGCTTACGGTAAAGTGGATTTCATCATTATCAATCCGGCCGCATTCACCCATAGCAGCGTAGCGCTGCGTGATGCTCTGCTGGGCGTAGCGATTCCCTTTATCGAGGTGCATTTGTCAAATGTACATGCTCGTGAACCGTTCCGTCATCACTCCTACCTGTCTGATAAAGCACAGGGCGTGATTTGCGGCTTAGGTGCACAAGGTTATGAATTCGCTTTGTCTGCTGCCATTCGTGCGCTGCAAACAAAGTAACCCCAAACACTCTGCAGCCCTTTAGGGCTGTCTTACTCACAAGATAAAAGAGAAAGAAACAATGGATATTCGTAAAATCAAGAAGCTTATCGAATTGGTTGAAGAGTCTGGCATTGCTGAGCTGGAAATTTCAGAAGGTGAAGAATCGGTACGCATCAGTCGTAACGGCGTTGCACCAGTAGCACCGATTCAGTACGCAGCGGCGCCTGCGCCAGTTGCGGCACCAGCTCCTGCAGCAGCACCAGTGGCGGCACCAGCAGAAGCTCCAGCTGCTAAAGTGCAAACTGGTCACATGGTTCTTTCTCCAATGGTTGGTACGTTCTACCGCTCTCCAAGCCCGGATGCGGCGTCATTCATCGAAGTCGGTCAGAAAGTTTCTGTTGGCGATACGCTGTGTATCGTTGAAGCGATGAAAATGATGAACCAAATCGAAGCGGACAAATCTGGTGTGGTAACTGAGATCCTGGTAGAAGACGGCCAGCCAGTAGAATTCGACCAGCCGCTTGTAGTCATCGAATAATCGAGGCGCTGTTATGCTAGA from Vibrio ostreae encodes the following:
- the aroQ gene encoding type II 3-dehydroquinate dehydratase — translated: MSAKLRILVLNGPNLNLLGLREPAHYGSNTLEQIVAKLQQQAESADVELEHLQSNREYELIEAIHQAYGKVDFIIINPAAFTHSSVALRDALLGVAIPFIEVHLSNVHAREPFRHHSYLSDKAQGVICGLGAQGYEFALSAAIRALQTK
- a CDS encoding 3'-5' exonuclease encodes the protein MNWLTRRYWHHRLQGSPYQALFTKPESQVFVSLDCETTSLDPKRAELVTIAATKIIDNRILTSQPFEVRLRAPQSLDSGSVRIHRMRHQDLADGLSEKEALSRLIEFIGNHPLVGYHIRYDKTILDIACRKHFGFPLPNDLIEVSQIYHDKLERHLPNAYFDLSLDAICRHLDLPLQDKHDALQDAIAAALVFVRLTKGDLPTFTSPS
- the acs gene encoding acetate--CoA ligase, which translates into the protein MSEAHIYPVKANIKANTHADNDTYLAMYQQSVSDPEGFWSEHGKIVDWIKPFTQVKNTSFDTGHVDIRWFEDGTLNVSANCIDRHLAERGDEVAIIWEGDDPADDKTLTFNQLHREVCRFSNALKAQGVRKGDVVCLYMPMVPEAAVAMLACTRIGAVHTVVFGGFSPEALAGRIIDSDAKLVVTADEGVRGGRAVPLKKNVDEALTNPEVKNISKVIVFQRTGGDVAWHEHRDVWWHDAVASVSDVCPPEEMNAEDPLFILYTSGSTGKPKGVLHTTGGYLVYATMTFKYVFDYQPDDIFWCTADVGWITGHTYLIYGPLANGAKTILFEGVPNYPSTARMSEVVDKHQVSILYTAPTAIRALMAKGDEAVQGTSRSSLRIMGSVGEPINPEAWEWYYKTIGNETSPIVDTWWQTETGGILITPLPGATELKPGSATRPFFGVQPALVDNSGDIIEGAAEGNLVILDSWPGQMRTVYGDHERFEQTYFSTFKGMYFTGDGARRDEDDYFWITGRVDDVLNVSGHRMGTAEIESALVAFDKIAEAAVVGVPHDIKGQAIYAYITLNDGVFPSADLHKEVKDWVRKEIGPIATPDVLHWTDALPKTRSGKIMRRILRKIATGDTSNLGDTSTLADPSVVDKLIAENQQLN
- the accB gene encoding acetyl-CoA carboxylase biotin carboxyl carrier protein — translated: MDIRKIKKLIELVEESGIAELEISEGEESVRISRNGVAPVAPIQYAAAPAPVAAPAPAAAPVAAPAEAPAAKVQTGHMVLSPMVGTFYRSPSPDAASFIEVGQKVSVGDTLCIVEAMKMMNQIEADKSGVVTEILVEDGQPVEFDQPLVVIE